One region of Vibrio pelagius genomic DNA includes:
- the rfaH gene encoding transcription/translation regulatory transformer protein RfaH produces the protein MKRWYLLYCKRGEQIRAKQHMENQGVECFYPQLEVEKIVRGKKKRVKEPLFPSYIFVRFDYEQGPSFTTLRSTRGVVDFIKFGAMPHEVQGDLIYELKQIEHECQGYPVDDCPQLCSDYQAGDVVEICSGQFAGIKAVYHEKDGEARSIMLVQMISQVVPVSIENAALAARI, from the coding sequence ATGAAACGTTGGTATCTACTTTACTGTAAGCGAGGAGAGCAAATCCGAGCGAAACAGCATATGGAAAATCAGGGGGTAGAGTGTTTCTATCCTCAACTTGAAGTCGAAAAAATCGTCAGAGGAAAAAAGAAGCGTGTCAAAGAGCCGTTGTTTCCTTCTTACATTTTTGTTCGATTTGATTATGAACAAGGCCCGAGTTTTACTACGTTGCGGTCAACAAGAGGTGTGGTGGACTTCATTAAGTTTGGTGCGATGCCACATGAAGTGCAAGGTGATCTGATTTACGAACTGAAGCAGATTGAACACGAGTGTCAGGGGTATCCCGTGGATGATTGTCCGCAGTTATGTTCAGACTATCAAGCGGGCGATGTCGTTGAGATCTGTAGCGGCCAGTTTGCAGGCATTAAAGCGGTTTATCATGAAAAAGATGGTGAAGCGCGATCGATTATGCTGGTACAGATGATTAGCCAGGTGGTTCCGGTAAGCATTGAGAACGCAGCTCTGGCAGCACGCATTTAA
- the nagA gene encoding N-acetylglucosamine-6-phosphate deacetylase, with product MYALSNCKIYTGSDVLTDHAVVIENGLIKQVCPVAELPNGIEVRDLEGANLSPGFIDLQLNGCGGVMLNDEITADTMQIMHRANLKSGCTSFLPTLITSSDEDMRAVITAAREYHNQYQNQSLGLHLEGPYLNVAKKGIHSVDHIRKSDNDMIDLICENSDLVAKVTLAPELNDPEHIERLHKAGVVVSIGHTNATYAEARKGFESGITFATHLFNAMTPMVGREPGVVGAIYDTPEVYAGIIADGFHVDYANIRIAHKIKGEKLVLVTDATAPAGADMEYFIFVGKKVYYRDGKCVDENGTLGGSALTMIEAVQNTVEHAGIALDEALRMATLYPATAMGVESKLGRIKKGMVANLAVFDRDFNVKATVVNGQYEHN from the coding sequence ATGTACGCGCTAAGTAACTGTAAAATCTACACTGGTAGTGATGTTTTGACCGATCACGCAGTTGTTATTGAAAACGGACTGATTAAGCAAGTCTGCCCTGTTGCTGAACTGCCAAACGGCATTGAAGTTCGTGACCTAGAAGGTGCTAACCTGAGTCCGGGCTTTATTGACCTACAGCTTAATGGTTGCGGCGGTGTTATGCTTAACGATGAAATCACTGCTGATACGATGCAGATTATGCATCGAGCTAACTTAAAGTCTGGTTGCACGAGCTTCCTACCAACGCTGATCACCTCTTCAGACGAAGACATGCGCGCAGTGATCACAGCAGCTCGTGAATACCACAACCAATATCAAAACCAATCTCTTGGTTTGCATCTGGAAGGCCCATACCTTAACGTCGCGAAAAAAGGGATTCACAGCGTCGACCATATTCGTAAATCAGACAACGACATGATCGACCTCATCTGTGAGAACAGCGATTTGGTCGCTAAAGTTACTTTGGCTCCTGAACTAAATGACCCTGAGCATATCGAACGTCTACACAAAGCTGGCGTCGTTGTTTCTATCGGTCATACCAATGCGACTTATGCTGAAGCGCGCAAAGGCTTTGAGTCTGGTATCACCTTCGCAACACACCTTTTCAATGCGATGACACCAATGGTTGGCCGTGAACCAGGTGTTGTAGGCGCAATCTACGATACACCTGAAGTCTATGCGGGTATCATCGCTGACGGCTTCCACGTTGATTACGCAAACATCCGTATTGCGCATAAAATCAAGGGAGAAAAGCTTGTATTAGTGACGGATGCCACAGCTCCTGCAGGTGCTGACATGGAATACTTTATTTTTGTCGGTAAGAAAGTATATTACCGAGATGGTAAGTGTGTTGATGAGAACGGCACACTGGGCGGCTCAGCTCTGACTATGATTGAAGCAGTACAGAACACAGTTGAGCACGCTGGAATCGCTTTAGACGAAGCTCTACGCATGGCGACTCTGTACCCAGCAACTGCGATGGGTGTAGAAAGTAAACTAGGTCGAATTAAGAAAGGCATGGTAGCTAACCTGGCTGTGTTCGATAGAGACTTCAATGTAAAAGCGACTGTTGTTAACGGACAATACGAGCACAATTAA
- a CDS encoding cation:proton antiporter family protein has product MELILLSAAFIAGFISLKCQLPPLVGFLIAGFALNAFGFESNDTIVTLADLGVTLLLFTIGLKLDIKTLLSKEIWAGATVHNLISTLFFAVALFGFKLLGISSLAAMSNEQLILLGFALSFSSTVFAVKTLQEKGEMNATYGTLAIGILVMQDIFAVVFLTASTGKLPEWYAIALFALPLLRPLFYKILDWVGHGEMLVLFGIFFALVVGAGLFEFVGVKPDLGALILGMLLAGHAKASELSKSLFNLKELFLVCFFLNIGLSEQPTIQGFMLAILFLLLLPVKGFLYFWVLNFFKFRVRTSLLASLSLFNFSEFGLIVGGLAFKMGWMSGDILVAVAIAVSLSFLIAAPLNRAGHKLYQHSGRWLKEHAAEKLNQRDKRIDPGHAQVLILGMGRIGTGAYDELLTRYGKVCLGVEVREDAADSHRSHGRNVISGDATDPDFWERILDTANVKLVILAMPHHQGNQTALDQLKARNFKGQIAAIAEYSDQLETLKENGVDAAFNIYSEAGSGFARHVCEQLSPNIMKM; this is encoded by the coding sequence ATGGAACTTATATTATTATCCGCTGCATTTATTGCAGGCTTTATCTCTTTGAAGTGTCAATTACCCCCACTCGTTGGCTTTCTCATTGCAGGCTTTGCGCTTAACGCGTTTGGCTTTGAAAGCAATGACACCATCGTTACTCTTGCCGATCTCGGCGTCACTCTACTGTTATTTACGATAGGTCTTAAGCTGGATATCAAAACCTTGTTATCCAAGGAAATCTGGGCCGGCGCAACCGTACATAACCTGATCTCTACCCTCTTTTTTGCAGTGGCTCTGTTTGGCTTTAAATTGCTTGGGATCTCCTCCCTTGCTGCAATGTCAAATGAACAGCTCATCTTACTAGGCTTTGCTCTTTCCTTTTCAAGTACGGTTTTTGCGGTCAAAACGCTACAAGAGAAAGGTGAGATGAATGCCACCTACGGCACCCTAGCGATCGGTATTTTGGTAATGCAAGATATCTTCGCAGTCGTGTTTCTAACCGCTTCTACCGGTAAGCTCCCTGAATGGTATGCTATTGCCTTGTTCGCACTCCCTCTTCTAAGGCCACTCTTCTACAAAATACTTGATTGGGTAGGACACGGCGAAATGTTGGTGTTGTTTGGTATCTTCTTTGCTCTCGTTGTCGGTGCCGGTCTGTTTGAGTTTGTTGGGGTAAAACCAGACCTTGGCGCACTGATTTTAGGTATGTTGCTGGCAGGTCACGCTAAAGCATCGGAACTGTCAAAATCACTCTTTAACCTAAAAGAGTTGTTCCTTGTGTGCTTCTTCTTAAATATTGGCTTGTCTGAACAGCCGACTATTCAGGGCTTTATGCTGGCAATCTTGTTCTTACTGTTATTGCCAGTCAAAGGCTTCCTCTACTTCTGGGTGCTTAATTTCTTCAAATTCCGAGTTCGTACCTCGCTGCTAGCATCACTTTCTCTATTCAACTTCAGTGAGTTTGGTCTGATTGTTGGTGGCCTTGCATTTAAAATGGGATGGATGTCTGGCGATATCTTGGTTGCCGTCGCGATTGCTGTCTCATTATCTTTCTTGATTGCCGCTCCACTCAATCGCGCTGGGCACAAACTGTATCAACACTCCGGTAGATGGCTAAAAGAGCACGCAGCAGAAAAGCTCAACCAGCGTGATAAACGGATTGATCCAGGCCATGCTCAAGTATTGATCCTTGGTATGGGCAGAATTGGTACTGGTGCTTATGACGAACTTCTCACTCGCTATGGAAAAGTCTGCTTAGGCGTCGAAGTACGAGAGGATGCCGCAGACAGCCATCGCAGTCATGGACGTAACGTTATCTCTGGCGACGCAACCGACCCGGATTTTTGGGAGCGTATTTTAGATACGGCTAATGTTAAGCTCGTTATTCTTGCGATGCCTCACCACCAAGGTAACCAGACCGCGCTTGACCAGCTCAAAGCTCGTAACTTTAAAGGTCAAATTGCTGCTATCGCAGAGTATTCGGATCAACTAGAGACACTGAAAGAAAACGGCGTTGACGCTGCATTCAACATTTACAGTGAAGCGGGTAGCGGTTTTGCACGCCACGTGTGCGAACAACTTAGCCCTAACATTATGAAAATGTAG
- the glnS gene encoding glutamine--tRNA ligase produces the protein MSEAEARPSNFIRQIIDKDLADGTHTSVHTRFPPEPNGYLHIGHAKSICLNFGIAQDYQGQCNLRFDDTNPEKEDVEYVESIKNDVSWLGFEWSGDICYSSNYFDTLYAYAVELINKGLAYVDELSPEQIREYRGTLKEPGKASPYRDRSPEENLALFEKMRDGGFEEGKACLRAKIDMSSSFMVMRDPVIYRVRFAHHHQTGDKWCIYPMYDFTHCISDALEGITHSICTLEFQDNRRLYDWVLDNITIDCQPRQYEFSRLNLEYTVMSKRKLNTLVTENLVNGWDDPRMPTISGLRRRGFTPASIREFCKRIGVTKQENMIEFGSLESCIRDDLNENAPRAMAVLDPVKIVIENYDADKVETLTVANHPNKPEMGTREVPFTREVWIERDDFREEANKKYKRLVLGKEVRLRGAYVIKAERIEKDAEGNITTIFCSYDDETLGKNPADGRKVKGVIHWVSADKALPAEIRLYDRLFTVANPAAADDFAATINPDSLVKLNGFVEPSLAEAAPEQGFQFERTGYFCVDSKDSKADALVFNRTVGLRDTWGKTEA, from the coding sequence ATGAGTGAAGCTGAGGCTCGTCCATCGAATTTCATTCGCCAAATTATTGATAAAGATTTAGCGGATGGTACACACACTAGCGTGCATACTCGTTTCCCGCCGGAGCCGAATGGTTACCTGCATATCGGTCACGCTAAATCTATCTGCTTGAACTTTGGTATTGCTCAGGACTACCAGGGACAATGTAATCTTCGTTTTGATGATACAAACCCTGAAAAAGAAGACGTTGAATACGTTGAGTCAATTAAGAATGATGTAAGCTGGTTAGGCTTCGAGTGGTCTGGTGACATCTGTTACTCATCAAACTACTTCGATACGCTTTACGCTTACGCTGTCGAATTAATTAATAAAGGCTTAGCGTACGTTGACGAGCTAAGTCCTGAGCAGATCCGTGAATACCGTGGCACGCTAAAAGAGCCTGGTAAAGCGAGTCCATACCGCGATCGTAGCCCTGAAGAGAACCTAGCGCTATTTGAAAAGATGCGTGACGGTGGCTTTGAAGAAGGTAAAGCGTGTCTGCGTGCTAAGATCGACATGAGCTCGTCGTTCATGGTAATGCGCGATCCCGTTATTTACCGTGTGCGTTTTGCTCATCACCACCAAACGGGTGACAAGTGGTGCATTTACCCAATGTACGACTTCACGCACTGTATTTCTGATGCGCTAGAGGGCATTACGCACTCTATCTGCACACTAGAATTCCAAGATAACCGTCGTCTGTACGATTGGGTACTCGATAACATCACAATTGATTGTCAGCCACGTCAGTATGAATTCAGCCGTCTTAATCTAGAGTACACGGTGATGTCTAAGCGTAAGCTGAATACACTGGTGACTGAAAACCTAGTTAACGGTTGGGATGACCCACGTATGCCAACAATCTCTGGTCTGCGTCGTCGTGGTTTCACGCCTGCGTCTATTCGTGAGTTCTGTAAGCGTATCGGTGTAACGAAGCAAGAGAATATGATTGAATTCGGTTCGCTTGAGTCTTGTATTCGTGATGACCTGAACGAGAACGCACCGCGTGCAATGGCAGTTCTGGATCCAGTTAAGATCGTGATCGAAAACTACGATGCAGATAAAGTGGAAACACTTACGGTAGCCAACCACCCGAACAAACCTGAAATGGGCACTCGTGAAGTACCATTTACTCGTGAAGTTTGGATTGAGCGTGATGACTTCCGTGAAGAAGCAAACAAGAAGTACAAGCGTTTGGTTCTAGGTAAAGAAGTTCGTCTACGTGGTGCTTACGTGATTAAAGCTGAGCGCATTGAGAAAGATGCAGAAGGTAACATTACAACGATTTTCTGTTCTTACGATGATGAAACGCTAGGTAAGAATCCAGCTGATGGTCGTAAAGTAAAAGGTGTTATCCACTGGGTATCGGCTGATAAAGCACTACCAGCAGAGATTCGTCTGTACGATCGCCTTTTCACAGTCGCTAACCCAGCGGCTGCGGATGACTTCGCTGCAACAATCAACCCAGACTCTCTGGTTAAACTGAACGGCTTTGTTGAACCTAGCTTAGCTGAAGCAGCTCCAGAGCAAGGCTTCCAGTTCGAGCGTACAGGTTACTTCTGTGTTGATTCAAAAGACTCGAAAGCAGACGCGCTAGTATTCAACCGTACGGTTGGTCTACGTGATACTTGGGGTAAAACAGAAGCTTAA
- the nagC gene encoding DNA-binding transcriptional regulator NagC: MNGGQIGNVDLVKQLNSAAVYRLIDQQGPISRIQVADVSQLAPASVTKITRQLLERGLIKEVAQQASTGGRRAISLTTEVEPFHSIAVRLGRDYIQLSLHDLGGRELAFVQEDLNYSDQSDLMEGLLTTLKSFVAEQQYQIDQLIAIGITLPGLVNPTTGVVEYMPNTDIDNLALSDIIRDTFHVACFVGNDVRGMALAEHYFGASQDSQDSILVSVHRGTGAGIIVNGQVFLGHNRNVGEIGHIQIDPLGEQCQCGNFGCLETVAANPAIIDRVQKLIKQGYESSLTELECITIQDVCDHAMNGDELAKQSLVRVGNQLGKAIAMTINLFNPQKVIIAGDITKAQDIVFPAIKRNVENQSLTTFHSGLPIVASEIDKHPTMGAFAMIKRAMLNGVLLQKLLED; this comes from the coding sequence ATGAATGGCGGACAAATAGGTAACGTAGACTTAGTTAAACAACTAAACAGTGCGGCGGTATACAGGCTCATAGACCAACAAGGTCCTATCAGTCGCATACAAGTGGCTGACGTAAGCCAACTCGCACCAGCAAGTGTTACAAAGATTACCCGCCAATTATTAGAGCGCGGCCTCATCAAAGAGGTGGCTCAGCAAGCGTCTACTGGCGGTAGACGCGCTATCTCCCTAACGACAGAGGTGGAGCCTTTTCACTCCATCGCTGTTCGTTTGGGGCGAGATTATATTCAACTTAGCCTTCATGACCTCGGTGGTCGTGAGCTGGCTTTCGTTCAAGAAGACCTAAACTACTCAGATCAATCCGATTTGATGGAAGGTTTATTGACCACCCTTAAATCATTTGTTGCTGAACAGCAGTATCAAATCGACCAATTGATTGCGATCGGCATTACCTTACCTGGCCTTGTAAACCCGACAACAGGTGTGGTCGAGTACATGCCAAATACGGATATCGATAATTTAGCCCTCAGTGACATTATTCGCGACACATTCCACGTGGCTTGTTTCGTCGGAAATGACGTTCGCGGTATGGCTTTAGCAGAGCATTACTTCGGCGCAAGCCAAGACAGCCAAGACTCAATCCTAGTCAGCGTTCATCGTGGTACAGGTGCGGGTATCATAGTAAACGGCCAAGTGTTCTTAGGGCATAACCGTAACGTTGGAGAGATCGGGCATATTCAAATTGATCCACTAGGTGAACAGTGCCAATGCGGTAACTTTGGTTGCTTAGAAACCGTTGCTGCAAACCCAGCTATTATCGACCGTGTTCAAAAGCTAATTAAGCAAGGTTACGAATCTTCTCTAACTGAGCTTGAGTGCATCACAATTCAAGATGTTTGTGACCACGCAATGAATGGTGATGAGCTGGCAAAACAGAGCTTGGTTCGCGTTGGTAACCAATTAGGTAAAGCCATAGCAATGACGATCAACTTGTTTAACCCACAAAAAGTGATCATTGCTGGTGACATTACCAAGGCTCAAGACATTGTTTTCCCGGCAATTAAGCGTAATGTAGAGAATCAATCGTTAACGACTTTCCATAGCGGCTTGCCTATTGTAGCATCTGAGATCGACAAACATCCGACAATGGGTGCCTTCGCGATGATCAAACGTGCCATGCTCAACGGCGTGTTATTGCAGAAGCTACTCGAAGACTAA
- the asnB gene encoding asparagine synthase B: MCSVFGILDIKSDAAALRPVALEMSKKLRHRGPDWSGIYASDKAILAHERLAIVGLNSGAQPLYSQDKKHILAVNGEIYNHKELRARYQDKYEFQTDSDCEVILALYQELGADLLEELNGIFAFVLYDEEKDEYLVGRDHIGIIPLYQGYDEHGNYYVASEMKALVPVCKTVSEFPPGCSYGSKDSEPQRYYIRDWNEYAAVQGNSTSKEELTEALEAAVKRQLMTDVPYGVLLSGGLDSSITSAVAKRFAAMRIEDDEQSEAWWPQLHSFAVGLEGAPDLVAAREVADKIGTVHHEMTYTIQEGLDAIRDVIYHIETYDVTTIRASTPMYLLARKIKAMGIKMVLSGEGADEIFGGYLYFHKAPNAKEFHEETVRKLLALNMFDCARANKSLAAWGVEGRVPFLDKEFIDVAMRLNPEDKMCGNGKMEKHILRECFEHYLPDSIAWRQKEQFSDGVGYDWIDTLKATAEAKVTDQQMETAKFRFPYNTPTTKEGYAYREIFEELFPLESAAECVPGGPSVACSSAKAIEWDESFKNNADPSGRAVKAVHNDAY, encoded by the coding sequence ATGTGTTCAGTATTTGGCATTCTTGATATTAAAAGTGATGCTGCAGCACTTCGCCCTGTTGCCCTAGAAATGTCTAAAAAACTCCGCCACCGTGGTCCAGACTGGTCTGGTATTTACGCAAGCGACAAAGCTATTCTTGCTCACGAACGTCTTGCTATTGTTGGCCTAAATAGTGGTGCACAGCCTCTTTACAGCCAAGATAAAAAACACATTCTGGCGGTAAACGGCGAAATTTATAACCACAAAGAACTTCGCGCTCGTTACCAAGATAAATACGAGTTTCAGACGGATTCTGACTGTGAAGTTATCCTTGCCCTATATCAAGAGCTTGGTGCGGATCTGCTTGAAGAGCTAAACGGTATTTTTGCATTCGTACTGTACGATGAAGAGAAAGACGAATACCTAGTTGGCCGCGACCACATTGGTATTATCCCTCTATACCAAGGTTACGATGAACACGGTAACTACTACGTCGCGTCAGAAATGAAAGCACTAGTACCAGTATGTAAAACAGTGAGCGAATTCCCTCCTGGCTGTTCATACGGTTCAAAAGATTCAGAGCCTCAGCGCTACTACATTCGTGACTGGAACGAATACGCAGCTGTACAAGGTAACTCAACCAGCAAAGAAGAGCTGACAGAAGCGTTAGAAGCTGCGGTTAAACGCCAGCTCATGACTGACGTTCCTTACGGTGTACTTCTATCAGGTGGTTTGGATTCATCCATCACATCTGCAGTAGCAAAACGCTTTGCGGCAATGCGTATCGAAGACGACGAACAGTCTGAAGCATGGTGGCCACAACTGCACTCTTTCGCTGTTGGTCTTGAAGGCGCGCCTGACTTAGTCGCTGCTCGTGAAGTGGCTGACAAGATTGGTACTGTTCACCACGAAATGACCTACACAATCCAAGAAGGTTTGGATGCGATTCGCGATGTTATCTACCACATTGAAACTTACGATGTGACCACCATACGTGCATCGACTCCGATGTACCTGCTTGCTCGTAAGATCAAAGCGATGGGTATCAAGATGGTACTCTCTGGTGAAGGTGCAGATGAAATCTTCGGTGGCTACCTGTACTTCCACAAAGCGCCAAATGCGAAAGAGTTCCATGAAGAAACGGTGCGTAAACTTCTAGCGTTGAACATGTTTGACTGTGCTCGTGCTAACAAATCTCTGGCAGCCTGGGGCGTTGAAGGTCGCGTACCTTTCTTAGACAAAGAGTTTATTGATGTGGCAATGCGTCTAAACCCTGAAGATAAGATGTGTGGTAACGGTAAAATGGAAAAACACATCCTACGTGAGTGTTTCGAGCACTACCTGCCAGACTCTATCGCATGGCGTCAAAAAGAACAGTTCTCAGACGGTGTGGGCTATGACTGGATCGATACACTGAAGGCAACTGCAGAAGCGAAAGTAACCGACCAGCAAATGGAAACAGCGAAATTTCGCTTCCCATACAACACGCCTACAACCAAAGAAGGTTACGCTTACCGTGAGATCTTTGAAGAGTTGTTCCCACTAGAGTCTGCAGCAGAGTGTGTACCAGGTGGTCCTTCTGTAGCATGTTCATCTGCGAAAGCGATTGAGTGGGATGAGTCATTCAAGAACAACGCCGATCCTTCAGGCCGCGCTGTTAAAGCGGTTCACAACGACGCATACTAG
- the nagE gene encoding N-acetylglucosamine-specific PTS transporter subunit IIBC, with the protein MLPIATLPIAALLLRLGQGDLLDIPFMAQAGGAIFGNLPLLFGLGIAIGLSKDGNGAAGLAGAVAYFVLTATATTINADVNMSFFGGIFAGIIAGHSYNAFHATRLPEWLAFFAGKRLVPIMAGLFALVAGAISGVVWPGVQSGLDALAHAVSTSGAIGQFVYGTLNRALIPVGLHHVLNSYFWFGMGTCQEIVVAGSAGFESFKQLCVDPALAKTLVVGQEYTFNFANSVNPEITAVVKEVTETVKSGDLHRFFGGDKGAGVFMNGFFPVMMFGLPGAALAMYLAAPAEKRGQVGGALFSVAFCSFLTGITEPLEFMFVFLAPALYAMHAVFTGLSLVIANMFGTLHGFGFSAGLIDFVLNFGLATKPMTLLFIGLGFGALYFFTFSFAIRAFNLKSPGREDDEEGAAATDGEAPKGDLARQYLKALGGHENLTSIDACITRLRLTLKDRSVADEAVLKKLGAKGVVKLGENNLQVILGPLAEIVAGEMKAIGAGEDLSDVKLP; encoded by the coding sequence ATGCTTCCTATCGCAACGCTTCCGATTGCGGCGCTTCTACTACGTTTAGGTCAAGGCGATCTACTTGATATTCCATTTATGGCGCAAGCTGGTGGTGCTATCTTCGGTAACCTACCGCTGTTATTTGGTCTAGGTATCGCAATTGGTCTTTCTAAAGACGGCAATGGTGCAGCAGGTCTTGCTGGTGCGGTTGCTTACTTCGTACTTACAGCGACAGCAACAACAATTAATGCTGACGTAAACATGTCTTTCTTTGGCGGTATCTTCGCAGGTATTATTGCAGGTCACTCATACAACGCTTTCCATGCAACACGCCTTCCTGAGTGGCTAGCATTCTTCGCAGGTAAACGTCTTGTGCCAATCATGGCCGGTCTATTTGCATTAGTTGCTGGTGCAATCTCTGGTGTGGTATGGCCTGGTGTTCAATCTGGTCTAGATGCATTAGCTCACGCAGTATCAACGTCTGGTGCTATCGGTCAGTTTGTATACGGTACTCTTAACCGTGCACTTATCCCTGTAGGTCTACACCACGTATTGAACTCTTACTTCTGGTTCGGTATGGGTACTTGTCAAGAGATCGTAGTAGCTGGTTCTGCTGGCTTCGAAAGCTTCAAACAACTTTGTGTTGACCCAGCTCTAGCGAAAACTCTAGTTGTTGGTCAAGAGTACACATTCAACTTCGCGAACTCTGTAAACCCAGAAATCACTGCAGTTGTTAAAGAAGTAACTGAAACAGTTAAGTCTGGTGACCTACACCGCTTCTTCGGCGGCGACAAAGGCGCTGGCGTATTCATGAACGGCTTCTTCCCTGTAATGATGTTTGGTCTACCAGGTGCAGCACTAGCAATGTACCTAGCAGCTCCAGCTGAAAAACGCGGTCAAGTTGGTGGCGCACTATTCTCAGTAGCATTCTGTTCATTCCTAACAGGTATCACAGAGCCACTAGAATTCATGTTCGTATTCCTAGCTCCTGCTCTATACGCAATGCACGCTGTATTTACTGGTCTATCTCTAGTTATCGCTAACATGTTCGGTACGCTTCACGGCTTCGGTTTCTCTGCTGGTCTAATCGACTTCGTATTGAACTTCGGTCTAGCGACTAAGCCAATGACGCTACTATTCATCGGTCTAGGCTTCGGTGCTCTATACTTCTTCACATTCAGCTTCGCAATCCGCGCTTTCAACCTGAAGTCGCCAGGTCGTGAAGATGACGAAGAAGGTGCTGCAGCAACTGACGGTGAAGCGCCAAAAGGTGACCTAGCTCGTCAATACCTGAAAGCTCTAGGTGGTCACGAGAACCTAACTTCAATCGACGCTTGTATTACTCGTCTACGTCTAACTCTTAAAGACCGCTCAGTAGCTGACGAAGCTGTTCTTAAGAAACTAGGTGCGAAAGGTGTGGTTAAACTAGGTGAAAACAACCTACAGGTTATCCTAGGCCCACTAGCTGAAATCGTTGCTGGCGAAATGAAAGCAATCGGTGCAGGTGAAGACCTATCAGATGTTAAACTTCCTTAG
- a CDS encoding peptide MFS transporter: MPKTHNIFGHPRGLFLLFSTELWERFSYYAMRAILVLFLTDTTINGGLGWSTKDALDLYGIYTGLVYITPLIGGWIADNYLGQRKSILIGGLLMALGQFTLALPNGFMGLDQVSALYLGLALLISGNGMFKPNISTMVGDLYQEGDNRRDGAFTIFYMGINLGALLGGLISGAAVDSYGWKAGFLAAGIGMVISLVMQMTMAQSWLGDIGSVPAAARAKALSKSKEKAPLTKEEYDRLKVILIMGLFVIVFWAGFEQAGGLMNIYTQQYTDRMIGDFEVPAAWFQSLNPFFIITLAPIIAAFWVKLGKREPNSPVKFAMALFFLALGFVCMIGAVMEQGGDLSVKTSMLWLVGAFFFHTLGELCLSPIGLSLVTKLAPLRLASLMMGAWFGFNAIANYVAGLVGSHVGELGAMAIFSGIAISATISGVILLLCANKLVAWMHGVEGNPVNTESEETSAQTSLA; this comes from the coding sequence ATGCCAAAAACACACAACATCTTCGGCCACCCACGAGGGCTGTTTCTACTCTTTAGTACCGAGTTGTGGGAGCGATTCTCCTACTACGCAATGCGCGCCATTCTCGTTCTATTTTTAACAGATACCACCATCAATGGCGGCCTTGGTTGGTCAACCAAAGACGCGCTCGACCTTTACGGTATCTACACAGGTCTTGTTTACATCACCCCTCTTATCGGCGGTTGGATTGCGGATAACTACCTAGGTCAACGTAAATCCATTCTGATTGGTGGCCTGTTAATGGCTCTGGGTCAGTTCACTTTAGCATTACCTAACGGCTTTATGGGATTAGACCAGGTGAGCGCTTTATATCTAGGTTTAGCTCTACTGATCAGTGGTAACGGTATGTTCAAGCCAAACATCTCTACTATGGTGGGTGACCTTTACCAAGAAGGTGACAACCGTCGTGATGGTGCATTTACTATTTTCTACATGGGCATCAACCTGGGCGCACTGCTGGGTGGTCTTATTTCCGGTGCAGCTGTGGATTCATACGGCTGGAAAGCCGGTTTCCTTGCAGCTGGTATCGGTATGGTCATCAGCCTTGTGATGCAAATGACAATGGCTCAATCTTGGCTAGGTGATATCGGCTCAGTGCCAGCGGCTGCTCGTGCAAAGGCGCTAAGCAAATCGAAAGAGAAAGCACCATTAACCAAAGAAGAGTACGATCGACTCAAAGTTATCCTTATTATGGGTCTATTCGTTATCGTATTTTGGGCGGGCTTTGAACAAGCAGGTGGCCTAATGAACATCTACACTCAGCAGTACACTGACCGTATGATTGGCGATTTTGAAGTACCAGCAGCTTGGTTCCAATCTCTAAACCCATTCTTCATTATTACGCTAGCACCAATTATCGCGGCATTTTGGGTGAAGTTAGGCAAACGTGAACCAAATTCTCCGGTCAAATTTGCTATGGCTCTATTCTTTTTGGCTCTTGGTTTCGTTTGTATGATCGGTGCGGTTATGGAACAAGGTGGCGACCTAAGCGTGAAGACTTCTATGCTATGGTTAGTTGGCGCATTCTTCTTCCATACTCTTGGTGAGTTGTGCCTATCGCCGATTGGTCTATCACTGGTAACGAAACTGGCTCCTCTTCGCCTAGCTTCTTTGATGATGGGTGCATGGTTCGGTTTCAATGCGATCGCAAACTATGTTGCTGGTCTGGTGGGTTCTCATGTCGGTGAGCTAGGTGCAATGGCTATCTTTAGTGGTATTGCTATCTCAGCAACGATTAGTGGTGTGATTCTACTCCTTTGCGCAAACAAGCTAGTTGCTTGGATGCATGGTGTCGAAGGCAACCCTGTGAATACCGAGTCAGAAGAGACTAGCGCACAAACTTCGCTAGCTTAA